AGACGCGGATCATGAAAAGCATCATTCTCTGGCTCTGCGGAGTGCCGCTGGTGGTGATCATCGGCCTGAAGATCTTCGGCATTCTTTGAAGAACGAGAAGAAAAAACCAGTCCCGGTTTCCTCCTCACGGCGCATTCGTGCGTCGTTAAGCGCTCCTTCGGGAGCGCTTTTTTTTGGGCGCGCCGGGGCTGTGGGCGGGGCGGCTCAGTGCGTCTGGCGGCGCAGCTGCTGCACGTCTTCGCGCAGCGACTGGGCCCAGGCGCGGCGCTCGCGGCCGAGCGAGGATTGCGGCTCGCCGAAGCGCACGATGGCCAGGAGCGGCGGCGCGCGCAGCGTGTTCCACAGCGAGGTGAGCAGGTTGTCGTCGTCGATGTAGCGCGGCGCCTGGCTGGTCTCGCGGGTGGCCGCGTCGGCAAAGCGCAGCGCGGCGGGCAGCACCGGCGCGCCGGATGAGATGGCGGCCTGCAAGAGGTTGGCATGGAAGGGCAGCAGGCCCTGGCCGTCGCTGGTGGTGCCTTCGGGGAACACGCCGATGCGGTCGCCGGCCTGCAGCGCCGCGGTCATGTGGTGCACCACGCGCATGGCGTCGCGCCGGCGCTCGCGCTCGATGTAGAGCGAGCCCGCGCCGGTGGACAGCGTGCCGATGAGCGGCCAGTGCTTCACGCCCGACTTGGAGACAAAGCGCACGTGGCACGCGGCATGAATGGCGCTGATGTCGAGCCACGAGAGGTGATTGCAGATGAGCAGAACCGGCCCCTCGCCCGGCGGCGTGCCCTGCACCTCGAGCCTCACGCCCATGATCTCGATCAGGCGGCGCGACCACTGCTGCACGCGCAGGTTGCGCTCTGGCGGGGTCATGCGCGGAAAGGCGAAGCGGATGGTCCACCAGCCGCCGAGCGCGTGTGCCGCCGCATGCAGCAGGCGCCAGCAGGCCTTCAGTGAATGGACCATCGGGATGCGGGCCCTCTTTGCAATCATCCGTGGACTACACGGCCGCCGACGAGGGTGTGACGCGCGCGCCCCTGCAGCGGGTAGCCCGCGAACGGCGTGTGCTTGCCCTGGCTCTTGAGCGCATCGGGCTGCACCTGCCACTCGATGGCGGGGTCGAAGATGCACAGGTCGGCCACGCCGCCCACGGCGAGCGCGCCGATGCCGGTGGCCGCATCGGCGGCCGTGAGCAGCCGCGCGGGCGCGGAGGTGATGACCTCCAGCGCGCGCGGCAGGCCGGCGCCGCTGCGCTCGCCCCATTTCAGCGCAAGCGGCAGCAGCAGTTCGAGCCCGGTGGCGCCGGGCTCGGCTTCGGCAAAGGGCAGGGTCTTGGCGTCGGCCTCCACGGGGGTGTGGTCGGACACCAGCGCGTCGATGGTGCCGTCGGCCAGCGCGGCCGAGAGCGCATCGCGGTCGCCCTGCTGGCGCAGCGGCGGATTCAGGCGCGCACGGCTGTCGAAAAAGCCGATGTCGGTGTCGGCAAGGTGCAGCGAGTTGATGCTGACGTCGCAGGTGAGCGGCAGGCCCAGGGCCTTGGCCGCGCGCACCAGCGCCACGCCCGCGGCGCTGGAGATGCGGCACAGGTGCACGCGCGCGCCAGTGCTCTTCATGAGCTCGACGATGGTGAAGATGGCGATGGTTTCGGCCGACACCGGCACGCCCGAGAGGCCCAGGCGCGTGGCCAGCGGCCCGCTGGCGGCCACGCCCTTGCCCAGGTCGCGGTCTTGCGGGCGCAGCCACACGGTGTAGCCGAAGGTGCTGGCGTAGAGCAGCGCGCGTTGCAGCACCTGCGTGTCGGCCAGCGGCACGTCGGCCTGGCTGAAGCCGATGCAGCCGGCTTCGGTGAGTTCGGCCATCTCGGTGAGCACGCCGCCGGCCAGGCTGCGCGTGAGCGCGCCGAGCGGGAACAGGCGCGCGCCCTGCAGCTTCTCGGCGCGAAACTTGAGCATCTCGACCAGGCCGGGCTCGTCGAGCACGGGGTCGGTGTCGGGCGGGCACACGAGACTGGTGACGCCGCCCGCAATGGCCGCGGCCATTTCGCTTTCGAGCATGCCTTCGTGCTCGTAGCCGGGTTCGCGCAGGCGCGCCGCCAGGTCGACAAGGCCGGGCGCCACGACGCAGCCGGCGGCATCGATGGTGCGGTCGGCCTCGAAGCCGGCCGGCGCGGCGCCGATGCCGGCGACCTTTCCGTCGGCAATGGCAATGTCGGCTTTCTTGTCGGTGCCGGAGGCGGGGTCGATGACGCGGCCGTTGGTGATCAGTGTTCTGCTCATGCTTCGTTTCCTGCGACGATGCTCATCACGGCCATGCGCACTGCGATGCCGAAGGTGACCTGGGGCAGGATCACGCTCTGCTTGCCGTCGACCACGGCGGAGTCGATCTCGACGCCGCGGTTGATGGGGCCGGGGTGCATGACGATGGCGTCGGGCTTGGCCAGCTGCAGCTTCTCGGGCGTGAGGCCGTAGGTCTTGAAGAACTCCTGCGACGAGGGCAGCAGCGCGCCGCTCATGCGCTCGTTCTGCAGGCGCAGCATGATGATCACGTCGCAGTCCCTGATGCCCTCTTCGAGCGTGTGGCACACGCGCACGCCCATGCCGGCCATGTCGCCGGGCACCAGGGTCTTGGGACCGACCACGCGCACCTCGGCGCAGCCCAGCGTGGTGAGCGCATGGATGTCGGAGCGCGCCACGCGCGAATGCAGCACGTCGCCGACGATGGCCACCGTGAGGTTCGCAAAGTCTTTCTTGTAGTGGCGGATGGTGTACATGTCGAGCAGCCCCTGCGTGGGGTGCGCATGGCGGCCGTCGCCGGCATTCACCACATGCACGTGCGGCGCCACATGCTGCGCGATGAGGTAGGGCGCGCCCGATTCGCTGTGCCGCACCACGAACAGGTCGGCCGCCATCGCGCTCAGGTTGGCGATGGTGTCGAGCAGCGACTCGCCCTTGGTGGCCGAGGAGCGCGCGATGTCCAGGTTGATGACGTCGGCCGACAGGCGCTTGGCCGCGATCTCGAAGGTGGTGCGGGTGCGGGTGCTGTTCTCGAAGAACAGGTTGAACACGCTCTTGCCGCGCAGGAGCGGCACCTTCTTGACCTCGCGGTCGCTCACGCTGGTGAAGTTGGCGGCGGTGTCCAGGATGTGCGTGACGATGTCCCGGGGCAGGCCCTCGATCGACAGCAGGTGGATCAGTTCGCCGTTCTTGTTGAGTTGCGGATTTCGCTTGTAGAGCATCAACGGTTCTCCTCGACCTTGAGGCTGAAGGCGCCGTCGTCTGCACGCGCGAGGGCGAGCAACTGCGTGTCGGGCAGCGTGAGTTTTGCGGCCGCAAAATCGGCCGCCACGGGCAGTTCGCGCCCGCCGCGGTCGACCAGCACGGCCAGCCGCACGCAGGCCGGGCGGCCGAAGTCGAACAGCTCGTTGAGCACCGCGCGGATGGTGCGGCCGGTGTAGAGCACGTCGTCCAGCAGCAGCACGTCGGCGCCGTTCACGTCGAATGGGAGCGAGGTCTGCGCGCTGGCCGACAGGCCGCGGCGCGCGAAGTCGTCGCGGTGCATGGCCGACGAGATGACGGCGGGCGCGCCGGCCAGGCCCAGGTCTTTGTGCATGCGCTCGACCAGCCAGGCACCGCCGGAGGTGATGCCCACCAGCCGGGTCGCGGGGCGCATGAGCGATTTCACGCCCTCGAGCAGCTCCTTGTAGAGCGCTTCGGCATCGGGTATTGGACTCACGGGATGCTCCTCAAGAATTGTTCCAGGATGATGCAGGCGGAGGCGGCATCGGCGTCGCGTGCGCCGGAGGCCAGGGCCTCGGTGGTGCTGTAGCGCTCGTCCACCTCGAACACCTGCAGGTTGAAGCGCCCGCGCAGCTGGCGCGCGAACTTCTGCGCGCGGCGGGTGTTCTCGTGCGGGGCGCCGTCGGGGTGGTACGGCACGCCGACCACCAGCGCGTCGGGCTGCCATTCCTTGATGCGGGCCTCCACCAGCGCAAAGCGCGCATCGCCCTCGGCCTTGATGGTGGCCTGGGGGGTGGCGGTGGCCAGCAGCCGGTTGCCGCTGGCGACGCCGGTGCGCTTCAGGCCGAAATCGAAGGCCAAAAAGCTCTGGAAGTGCGCGGGAACGGCGACAGGAACGGAAACGGAAGAAGAAGCGGAGGGTTCGGGAGCGTCCGGCATGGCGTCGGCCATCACGCGTGCCCCGCTTCCGGCGAGAGTTTCCAGGCTTCCAGGCCCAGCAGCAGCAGCGCCTTGTCGTAGCGCTGCTCGACCGGCGTGTCGAAGATCACGGCCGGGTCGGCGCCCACGGTGAGCCAGCTGTTTTCGGCCAGCTCGGACTCCAGCTGGCCCTCGCCCCAGGCCGAATAGCCCAGCGACACCAGCACCTTGCGCGGCCCCGCGCCGGTGGCCAGGGCCTCCAGCACGTCCTTGGAGGTGGTCATTTCGAGCCCGCCGGGAATGGTCATGGTCGAGGCATAGACCGATTCCTCGGGCTTTTCGGCATGGGAGAACACCGGCTCGTGCAGCACGAAGCCGCGCTCGGTCTGCACCGGGCCGCCCTGGAAGACCGGGGCGTTGCCGAGTTCGGGGCGCACGAGGCGCAGTTCGATCTTCTCGAACAGCTCCTTGAGGTTGATGTCGCTGGGTTTGTTGATCACCAGCCCCAGCGCGCCGCGCTCGCTGTGCTCGCAGAGGTAGACGACGCTGCGGTTGAAAGTTTTATCTTCCATCCCCGGCATCGCAATCAGGAAATGATGCGTGAGGTTCATCGGGGCAGAATCGGCAGCCATATGCCGCCGATTTTACTGGCCGTCGACAAGACCTATCCCAAGGGGCTCATGTGGTTTCGCCGCGACCTGCGCGTGGACGACAACGCGGCGCTCTACCACGCCCTGCGGTCCTGCCGCCAGGTGGTGTGCGTGTTCGTGTTCGACCGGGCCATCCTGGACCCCCTGCCCCGCATCGACCGGCGGGTGGAATTCATCCGCGAATCGCTGGTGGAGCTGGACGCCGGGCTGCAGGAACTCAGCGGCGGGCTGATCGTGCGCCACGCCGCCGCGCTCGACGAGATCCCGGCGCTGGCGCACGAACTGGACGTGCAGGCCGTCTTTGCCAACCGCGACGACGAGCCGGACGCGCTGGCGCGCGATGCCCAGGTGCTCGGCGCCCTGGCCAATGCGGGCGTTACTTTTCATACCTTCAAGGATTCGACCGTCTTCGACCGCGACGAAGTGCTGACCAAGACGGGGCAGCCCTACACGGTGTTCACGCCCTACAAGCGCAGCTGGCTGGCCAAGGTCGACTCCTTTTTCCTGAAGTCCTACCAGGTTCGCACCCATGCCGACGCGCTGGCGCCGCCGCCCGGGGCCTACCGGGCGCCGGTGCCTTCGCTGGAGGAGATCGGCTTCGGGAAAAGCAACCTTTCGGCGCTCGAGATCCCGACCGGCAGCAGCGGCGCCGCGGCGCTGTTCGAAGACTTTTTCCAGCGCATCGACCGCTACGACGCGGCGCGCAATTTTCCGGCGGTGCGGGGGCCGAGCTACCTGGGCGTGCACCTGCGCTTCGGCACGGTGTCGGTGCGGCAGCTGGCAGGCGTGGCGCACCAGCTCTCGCTGCAGGGCGATGCGGGCGCGGCGACCTGGCTCAGCGAGCTGATCTGGCGCGATTTCTACTTCCAGATCCTCGCGCACTTCCCGCACGTGCACTCGGGCGGCGAATCGAAGAGCTTCCGGCCCGAGTACGACAAGATCCAGTGGCACCACGGCAAGCACGCCGACCAGCTGTTCGAGGCCTGGTGCCAGGGCCGCACGGGCTACCCGCTGGTGGACGCGGCCATGCTGCAGATCAACCAGAGCGGCTACATGCACAACCGGCTGCGCATGGTGGTGGCGAGCTTTCTCTGCAAGGACCTGGGGCTGGACTGGCGCCGCGGCGAGCGCTACTTTGCGCTGCACCTGAACGATTTCGAGCTGGCCTCGAACAACGGCGGCTGGCAATGGGCCAGCTCCAGCGGCTGCGACGCGCAGCCCTATTTCCGCATCTTCAACCCGGTGACGCAGAGCGAGCGCTTCGACCCCGAGGGCAAGTTCATCCGGCGCTACCTGCCGCAGCTCGCGGGGCTCTCGAACGCCGCGATCCACGCGCCCTGGATGGCATCGCCGGTGGAACTGGAAGCCGCGGGCATCAAGCTGGGCGAGAACTACCCCCGGCCGGTGGTCGACCATGCCGAGGCGCGCGAGAAAACGCTGCAGCGCTACGGGGTGGCGCGGGCCAAGGCGCTGCAGAAATGACAAAGGGGCCCGAAGGCCCCTTTGTTTTGTTCGGATGAACGCGCTGCCGCGTCAAGCCGCTGCCGCCAGCGCCGGTTCGCTGGTGTAGGCGCGCACCAGGCGCAGCAGTTCGTCTTCCGAGTAAGGCTTGCCGAGGTAATGGTTCACGCCCAGCGTGCGGGCGTACTCGCGATGCTTCTCGGCGATGCGCGAGGTGATCATGATGATCGGCAGGCCCGCCATGGAATCGTCCGCACGGATGTTGCGCGCCAGGTCGAAGCCGTCCATGCGCGGCATCTCGATGTCGGACAGCACCACGGCCGGGCGCTCCTGCTGGAGCCGTTCGAGCGCCTGCAGGCCGTCGGCCGCGAGCGACACGCGGTAGCCTTCGCGCTGCAGCAGGCGCTGCGTGACGCGGCGCACGGTGATGGAGTCGTCGACCACCAGCACCAGCGGCACCTGCGGCACCGGCGGTGCCAGCACCGGCAACGGCTGGTGCGGCGCCGCACCCTCGCCGTCGGCCGAGCCCTGCGCCGGCGCTGCCAGCGCGGCGGCCTGGCGCAGGCGGGCCTGCTCGCCGTGCACGGCGGCCAGCGCCACCGGGTTGTAGATGAGCGCCACCGCGCCCGAAGCCAGCACCGAGATGCCAGCCAGGCCCGGCAGGCGCGCAAGCTGCGGCCCGAGGTTCTTGACCACGACTTCCTGGTTGCCCAGCACTTCGTCCACGTGCAGGCCCACACGCTGTGCCGCGCTTCGCACGATCACGACGGTGTTGTTCTTGCTGGTGGATTGCTCGCTGCGGGCCGAGGCCTGCAGCAGCGCGCCGGCCCAGTAGAACGGCACCTGTTCGCTGCCGAACGGATGGCTGTTGTGCAGGTAGGCGGCTTCGAGCTCGGTGCTGCTCACGCGCTGCACCAGCTCCACCAGGTTGGACGGAACGCCGATCGACACGTCGCCGGCGCGCAGCATCACGACGTGCGTCACCGCGGTGGTGAGCGGCAGCACCAGCTTGAAGGTGGTGCCCTGCCCGGCCTTGCTGTGCGTCTCGATGCGGCCGCCGAGCGCCGCGATCTGCGCGCGCACCACGTCCATGCCGATGCCGCGGCCGGCCAGTTCGGACACTTGCCCGGCGGTCGAGAAGCCGGGCTTGAAGATCAGCTCGGTGGCTTCCTCGGGCGTCAGTTCCTGTCCGGGCGCAAGAAGGCCCAGCGTGCGGGCACGCTCGGCAATGCGCTGCTGGTCGAGGCCGGCGCCGTCGTCGCGGAAGCTCACCGAGACGTCGTTGCCCTCATGGTGCAGGTCGATCACGATCAGGCCGTTGGCGTCCTTGCCGGACTTCTCGCGCACCGCCGGTTCCTCGATGCCGTGCGCCACGCAGTTGCGCAGCAGGTGCTCGAAGGCGGGCGTCATGCGGTCGAGCACGCCGCGGTCCATTTCGATGGAGCCGCCGACGATGTCCAGCCGCACCTGCTTGCCGGTGTCTTTGGACGCCTGGCGCACCACGCGGTAGAGGCGGTCGGAAATGCCCTCGAACTCCACCATGCGCGTGCGCAGCAGGCCGCGCTGCAGTTCGCGCGTCTGGCGCGCCTGCACGTTGAGGTCGTCTTCCGTCGCCTGCACCGTCTTTTGCAGCGTGCGCTGCACGGTGGCCACGTCGTTCACCGACTCGGCCATCATGCGGGTGAGTTCCTGCACGCGGGTGAAGCGGTCGAATTCCAGCGGGTCGAAGCTCTGCTGCGAATCCTTGGCCTGCGCGAGGCGGGACTGCATCTGGCTTTCGGCCTGCACCTCGATGTCGCGCAATTGCTGGCGCAGGCGGTCGAGGTTGCCGGTCAGGTCGGACAACGAAGCTCGCAGCTGGCCGAGTTCGGCTTCGAGGCGCGAGCGCGTGATGATGACCTCGCCGGTCTGCGCGACCAGGCGGTCGAGCAGCTGGGTGCGGATGCGCACGGCCTGGCCCGACACGGCGCGCAGGGGCGTGAGCAGAGCGTGCGTCGGGCGCGGCAGGAGCGACGGCGCGGCGGCCGTTTCGGGCGCGGACGCGGCGCCTTCGCCGTCGTCGGCAGCACCGGCTTCCTCGTCGTTGGCGGACACGCCGGATTCGGCGGGAACCTGCACCAGCTGCACGCCGGGCGACGTGGCGGAGGCCACGGCCACCAGCTGCGCCACTTCGGCCTGGGTGGCGTCGTCGGCAGCGCGCAAGGCGTCGAAGGTGGCTTGCAGCGAATCGAGGCGCGTGAGCAGCTTTTCGATTTCGATCCGGTCGGCGCCGCCCTGGGTGCCCAGGGCCTCGATCTCGGATTCCATGCGGTGCGCGCGCTCGCCAAGGCGCATGGCGCCGGCCAGCCGGGCGCTGCCCTTGAGGGTGTGCAGCGTGCGCAGCACGGAGGCGCGCGGCGCGTTGTCGTCGGGGTGGTGCGCCCACTGGCGCAGTGCCTGGCCCAGCTGGGGCAGCAGCTCCTGCGCTTCTTCCTCGAAGATGGGGAACAGGTCGACGTCGACCGCGTCGGCCATGTCGATGGCGTCATCGGAGTCGTCGAGCGCCACGTCGGCCATGCCGTCGGAAGACACCACGTGCTGCAGCGGACGGGTTTCGACGCGCTCAGCGGTTTCGGCCGGCATGGGGGCGGCGGCAATGTCGCGCAGCGCCTGCAGCGTGCCTTCGGAAGGATCGCGCAGGAAGCCGACGGCAAACTGGTGCAGCAGGCGGCGCAGCTCGTCGGCCGCGGCCACGAGCACCACACCCTGTTCACGCGAGCCGCTGCCCTGCATCTGCAGATGCTGCAGCGCGGCTTCGAGCAGGCGCGCCATGCCCGAGAGGCTGTGGAAGCCGACGGTGGCCGAACTGCCGGCCAGCGAATGGGCGAGCGCGATGGTCGAATCCGGCAGGCGCTCGTGGGATTCGAGCGCCCACTCGCCGACTTCGGTGGCCAGCTGGCGGGACCATTCGTCGGCCTCGTTGAGGTAGACGTTGTAGAGCGCGATGCCGATGCGCAGCGGGCCGATGACCTTGACCTGGTCTTCGGCGCTGGATGCGGCTTCGGTGGTTTCGGCGACGTCGGCGGCTTCGACCACTTCGGCAGCTTCGACCATTTCCGCCACTTCGACGATCGGCTCGGGCTCGGGCTGCGGCGATGCCTCGGCCACGGCAGGCGCTTCTTCGGCGACCGGCTCGGCAGGCGCTTCGGGCTCCAGCAGCAAGGCGGGCACTTCCTCGATGGGTTCGGCCGGCGGCACTTCCGCGGCGACCGGCACGGGCTCTTCGGCCACCACCGGCGCCGGCTCGGGCGTCCAGCCGAGGTCGGGCAGGCCGTCCAGCGAGGGCAACTCGGCCGCAGGCTCGACCATCGGTTCGGCGGCGGCTTCGGCCGGCGTCGATGCGACAGGTTCGGCCTTGGCGGGCACCAGGAAATCGAACTTCTCGCCGGTGTCCCAGTCGGTGTCTTCGGGCGGGAGTGGCTTGGATTCGAAGTCGAGGAAGTCGGTCGACGTGAAGTCGTCGTCTTCGGGCTTGACGGGCTTGGCGGCCTTGTCGTCCGCTTGCGGCGCATCCACGGGCCAATCGAAGGTGGCGGCGGGGGCAGGTGCAGGCGCAGGTGCAGGCA
The Variovorax sp. OAS795 genome window above contains:
- a CDS encoding lysophospholipid acyltransferase family protein; its protein translation is MVHSLKACWRLLHAAAHALGGWWTIRFAFPRMTPPERNLRVQQWSRRLIEIMGVRLEVQGTPPGEGPVLLICNHLSWLDISAIHAACHVRFVSKSGVKHWPLIGTLSTGAGSLYIERERRRDAMRVVHHMTAALQAGDRIGVFPEGTTSDGQGLLPFHANLLQAAISSGAPVLPAALRFADAATRETSQAPRYIDDDNLLTSLWNTLRAPPLLAIVRFGEPQSSLGRERRAWAQSLREDVQQLRRQTH
- a CDS encoding dihydroorotase; amino-acid sequence: MSRTLITNGRVIDPASGTDKKADIAIADGKVAGIGAAPAGFEADRTIDAAGCVVAPGLVDLAARLREPGYEHEGMLESEMAAAIAGGVTSLVCPPDTDPVLDEPGLVEMLKFRAEKLQGARLFPLGALTRSLAGGVLTEMAELTEAGCIGFSQADVPLADTQVLQRALLYASTFGYTVWLRPQDRDLGKGVAASGPLATRLGLSGVPVSAETIAIFTIVELMKSTGARVHLCRISSAAGVALVRAAKALGLPLTCDVSINSLHLADTDIGFFDSRARLNPPLRQQGDRDALSAALADGTIDALVSDHTPVEADAKTLPFAEAEPGATGLELLLPLALKWGERSGAGLPRALEVITSAPARLLTAADAATGIGALAVGGVADLCIFDPAIEWQVQPDALKSQGKHTPFAGYPLQGRARHTLVGGRVVHG
- a CDS encoding aspartate carbamoyltransferase catalytic subunit is translated as MLYKRNPQLNKNGELIHLLSIEGLPRDIVTHILDTAANFTSVSDREVKKVPLLRGKSVFNLFFENSTRTRTTFEIAAKRLSADVINLDIARSSATKGESLLDTIANLSAMAADLFVVRHSESGAPYLIAQHVAPHVHVVNAGDGRHAHPTQGLLDMYTIRHYKKDFANLTVAIVGDVLHSRVARSDIHALTTLGCAEVRVVGPKTLVPGDMAGMGVRVCHTLEEGIRDCDVIIMLRLQNERMSGALLPSSQEFFKTYGLTPEKLQLAKPDAIVMHPGPINRGVEIDSAVVDGKQSVILPQVTFGIAVRMAVMSIVAGNEA
- the pyrR gene encoding bifunctional pyr operon transcriptional regulator/uracil phosphoribosyltransferase PyrR, producing MSPIPDAEALYKELLEGVKSLMRPATRLVGITSGGAWLVERMHKDLGLAGAPAVISSAMHRDDFARRGLSASAQTSLPFDVNGADVLLLDDVLYTGRTIRAVLNELFDFGRPACVRLAVLVDRGGRELPVAADFAAAKLTLPDTQLLALARADDGAFSLKVEENR
- the ruvX gene encoding Holliday junction resolvase RuvX, with product MPDAPEPSASSSVSVPVAVPAHFQSFLAFDFGLKRTGVASGNRLLATATPQATIKAEGDARFALVEARIKEWQPDALVVGVPYHPDGAPHENTRRAQKFARQLRGRFNLQVFEVDERYSTTEALASGARDADAASACIILEQFLRSIP
- a CDS encoding YqgE/AlgH family protein, producing MAADSAPMNLTHHFLIAMPGMEDKTFNRSVVYLCEHSERGALGLVINKPSDINLKELFEKIELRLVRPELGNAPVFQGGPVQTERGFVLHEPVFSHAEKPEESVYASTMTIPGGLEMTTSKDVLEALATGAGPRKVLVSLGYSAWGEGQLESELAENSWLTVGADPAVIFDTPVEQRYDKALLLLGLEAWKLSPEAGHA
- a CDS encoding deoxyribodipyrimidine photo-lyase, encoding MPPILLAVDKTYPKGLMWFRRDLRVDDNAALYHALRSCRQVVCVFVFDRAILDPLPRIDRRVEFIRESLVELDAGLQELSGGLIVRHAAALDEIPALAHELDVQAVFANRDDEPDALARDAQVLGALANAGVTFHTFKDSTVFDRDEVLTKTGQPYTVFTPYKRSWLAKVDSFFLKSYQVRTHADALAPPPGAYRAPVPSLEEIGFGKSNLSALEIPTGSSGAAALFEDFFQRIDRYDAARNFPAVRGPSYLGVHLRFGTVSVRQLAGVAHQLSLQGDAGAATWLSELIWRDFYFQILAHFPHVHSGGESKSFRPEYDKIQWHHGKHADQLFEAWCQGRTGYPLVDAAMLQINQSGYMHNRLRMVVASFLCKDLGLDWRRGERYFALHLNDFELASNNGGWQWASSSGCDAQPYFRIFNPVTQSERFDPEGKFIRRYLPQLAGLSNAAIHAPWMASPVELEAAGIKLGENYPRPVVDHAEAREKTLQRYGVARAKALQK